Genomic DNA from Coffea arabica cultivar ET-39 chromosome 7e, Coffea Arabica ET-39 HiFi, whole genome shotgun sequence:
TTTACTATTTAAGTAACATTATAGACCCATTAGGCTAAAATTATACATAAGTAtcttaaaatacccttatgcaatatcataacatcaaaagaaagtgaaaaaaaaggctTAGTGATcaatttaactaaaaaaaaaaaagtagcaaaCACTTTTATCTAAATTTGCTATGCTTCCACGATAATTGTAAACCCAAAATCTCATCACCCCCATTCAAGCAAACTCCAATTTAATTCCCAAATTCTATCAATTTTGGCATCATTAAAATCCCAAACTCTGCCCGAATCACTTTACAAATAGACCATAACCACCACCATCAACTAAAATACTCTCAAAAGCTTCCCGCCTCAAATTAACACTATATTTTGTCTATTGGCTAATCTCACTCCGCAAATTATTAACCCAACACCTATCTCATATCACATTCCTTGAACAGAAGATCTGGCCAACCACTATTGATGTTTCTGCCAAGAGCAATCCCATACTCTAATGTCGTTATGAATAGAGAAACTAACTTTTATGACAAACCACCATCAGTacttataaatcaaacaaaaataaaaataaataaagatatTAGATTCTAGTGTGTATAGACATAATAGCATAACCCAAAATcattcatttttctcttccaaTCATAATccattaatttcatttttttccttctataTCACAACCATTTTCATCATCTCCATCTAATTTGACTATGAAATTTTCATTTGCTCCATCAATttgtaattttggaaattttaattctttaatatatGCAAATTATAATACGAGAAGAAATAAACGAGGGGACTGATAGTTAAGTACtgcggaaagaaagaaagagacaagaaataaacacttatgATAAGTTTGCATAGTGGTGTAATTGATGGGTGGAGGAGACTGTGCAATTATAAGTAGGAAGGAGAGAATCATAAGAGGTTGAAAAAAAtagaggaaaagagaaaagaaactgCTGTTAATTAAAATAGGGTTGGAACTTGGAAATGATGATGAGCTATTGCAagcttttatatttttcttttacttttggtttggtttttgTATTCCACATATGTGATAAATTATCTATTAAGTAGAGGGTATTGTAGTCATTTTATTGAACTGAGGGAAGTTAgtgtaattttctaaaattggaAGGAGCtatgtgaaattgtcagaaacctcccttgagggaggtttctgaaattatccctggTATTTATTTATTAGTCAGCAGGATTTGGCCATTTGGTGGGCCGTACAAATAAATCCAGTGAGAGGAGGGGGAGGCATTTTGGTAATTTGAGCGGTACAAGatatgaattagggttttctgaGTCGCGCCTCCttttactatatatatataataggtTGGTGGAGtagtactatatatatatatatatgtgtgtgtgtgtgtgtgtgtatgtacaGCCATTACCGAAACTCAGAGTCGTCGTCCTCCGGTTCCAGGACTTGGATGAGAGCAACATCCGTCCGTCGGTCCATCGCCGGAAGCGGCTCCAGAGAGAAACACGCACTAACATTAGCAAAAGAGTAAAACCATACGTGAGATCCAAATGTTTTCAGTTTTCTTTATTAATATTTTAGTCCGCGCGCACACACGCACATTTGGGACCTGTGATGTATTGGTAAAATTGTCCGTACCATCTGATTGAGGATCTCACTTAGATCCTTTCTCTGATGATTCTTAAAGCCTATATTCTGAGGTCTCCAGTGAGTCTCCCAAAATTGCCGCAGACCTGCGCTCTCTTGGgagagtttttctatttttctttttttttgggggggggggggaggaagGGGGGGTTTTTGGGTGGTGGGTAGCTGTTGAGACTTGAAAAGGAGAAGAAGAGGGGGCAGTGATGCGGGAAATACCATCAAACTCTGAAAAGCTTCTTCAGAGGGCTTTGTTGATGACGTTACCAATCAAATGTTCTGAGCCTCCTCCCTCACATCCCTACACCTTCTGATCGATCCTAAGCAAAATTACGAAATACTACCGCTGCTATTATgcaattcttttgtttttttgatgCAATTCTTAAGCAGCAGTAgatttttaccttttttttctttcttgtttttatcattATTGTTGCTCTCTTTGGACTACTGGGGGTCGATTAGATTAGAGTGCCATTGTTCGACCCCCACCAAACAGAAACGGGAGTTGCCACAATTGTAAATTCTAATACGCTAGTGTATTATTAGtgatgaaggaaaatttactatAGGTATAGGTTGGTCTGGTCTCTTGGGAGGCAACAAATTAGAGTCTCTGCAGAATCACCAACTTTGAGGTAAGAAAAGTAATTGAGAAATTTGTTCGGTTAAAAAGAATGCGCAATCCTAACGGGACTGGAAACTCTACTCAATTATCCAAAGACGGTGGGTCGAGTCATTCTCAATCCAGGCGAGATAATTTTGACGTGGAAGAGGGGGAGGGAGTTAAGGCCACGCGAATGGGCTATTGTTTTTTAATCTAATTAATTGGACTGACATATGTTTCCAGGGCCCAAAAGTGTAAAATGGGTTGGTTACATTACATATCCTGAAGAAGACCAAATGGAAGATGGGGGTGTCGAACTCGGAACTGAAAGATTGAATTTTGACAAATGCAGCCGTGTCGTGGCATCCTTCAATCAAAACCACTCAAAATCCTACGACTCTTCTCCGGAGCACAACAAAatatgcaaaaatcgaccagcTCTGTCTTCCTGTTTTCTCATTTCTTCTTCGTCGATACTCTCTCTCTGCTGCGCGCCCTGCGACGCGATAGGAGAGAGTCTGTCTGTTTGGCCTCGAAGATAGATACGAATAGGACCCTCCTCATCATCAAAAGATAATAGATACAGAGGTCTGCGTTCGTTTCAGAACTACAGTATATTAGTCCCACCATAAATTGTCAGTTGGgactttattttaatttaattttggtaTATCAAAGCACAGGCGAAGAAGAAGAACACAAATTCTGCCAAATCGCTACTTAGCCCtgggatggcatatatcttgccCAACCTCTCCCCGACAATCATCCACTCCAAGGAAAAATCACTCCACCCCTCCTCTCCTCCTCTGCTTCTACCCCCACCGCCTCCTAGGCAGGCCTCCTCTCTTTCTGTTCCCACCAAGCAGCAGCTGCAGCACCCCCGCCCCCACCTACTCCTCCACCACCCCACCACCTGTGCCACCGCGACTGCTGCCGTTGCTCTTGCTTCTCCTCAGGATAATAAGCAGCATGAACATGACCACAGGGATGATTTCTTTGTGAACCTGGGTCTGGCTGTGCGTACCCTAAGGGAAGACCTCCCTCTCCTCTTCACCAAAGACCTCAATTATGGCATTTATAGGTAATCTTTTCCCCTTTTCCACTTAATTCTTTCAACTCATGCTTCCTTTGTAACTAGAATCTGGCCACACTTTTTGTggataaatatataaatactgtATCAGCTGAATAATGGATTGGTAGCAAGTGCTCTActaaaattccttccttttgGCACTTCGGAGGAGCAGGGATGACATCACATTCGTGGACCCATTGAACACCTTCGCTGGGATTGAAAAGTACAAACTGATCTTCTGGGCTTTGAGATTCCACGGCAGAATCTTGTTTAGGGAGATTTCACTTCAAGTACTTAGGATTTGGCAGCCGTCTGAGAATTTGATTCTGATCAGATGGAACTTGAGGGGTGTTCCTCGGGTCCCCTGGGAGGCCAGGGGGGAATTCCAGGCCACCTCCAGGTATAAGCTGGACCGCAACGGTAAAATCTACGAGCACAAAGTTGATAACTTGGCATTCAACTTCCCACAGCCCCTAAAACCTGCGGCTTCTGTGCTCGACCTGGTTGCTTCGTGTCCTACCAGCCCAAATCCTACATTTCTCTGGGGACCTGCCGACGTGCATTCTTCTTCCTGGGTTGAATTTTACCGAGCCGTCAAGGAGACTTTGGACAGAGAAACATCGTTGATTTCTCAAGATTGCTTAATTCCTTGTTCATAGAGAACACGTATTTCAGGGCATTATTACTATTAGTTATTGCACGCAAATGCAAATGCTATGCATTATTCTATGCCAGTGTCAGCGTCACTTGGCAGTTCACGATAACTTCAGCAAAGGAACACGAGTACACACGCACGTATACCGATTATATACTTTGTAGTTGTGCTGAAGGATTTCGGCATTGTTTTGCTAATAAGATTCGAATGGCGGCATGTATAGCTTCTGTTAACTGTTGATTCTAATAAAGCCTGCCGATGTCTATTATTTTTCTGCTGTTACAATTTCGTTCAGTTCCTCTTTTCTCTAGAACTTTCTCTATGTCTCTGTCTGCAATGTAGTGGTATCCATCAACAATCACCATCTTTGAGTTCTTTACCGAGCCGTCTTAATGTTCTGACTGATCAAAGAGAGCACAGTGTGTGCAAATTTTTATTAGTTGGGCTATGCAATTTTCACTTGTCTTTCTAGCTTAGAGCTGTCCCTTCTTTATCATCTGCAGTTAGTGATATATATACTCCTCGTATTGTCTGTAAGCACCACGGAGTTCAGCTTGAACAGCACTCCACATTTTGTTGCCACATTGAAATTGGATGATAGTCATTTTCAGGCTGGCCTTTTGCTTTATTTCCTACCAAGCGTACACCTCCTGCGGAGTAAAACTGGTGTCGCTCAGGTCCGATATAAGGCTTCAATCTAATTATAGTGCACAATACGTCCAAACCAGTGTCTGGCTCCTACCATTTAGAATCATATTTCTCAATACAACATCTATGTTCAACAATTTCAGCGACAATTGAGTCGCATGTCTGGGCAAGATTACAATGGATTTGGTTTCAGCTCATTATATAAGCAGCCCATCATCTAAATTTTAGCTCTGTTCAATTCTTGTAACATTGATTTTCATGACTGCACTGGGGAAGCACTTCTACTGGATTTATAGCTGCAACCCTGCCGAACTCAAACCTCATGTATTTCTCATATGTTACTTTCAGCATAGCTGTTTTAGCAGCTTTGTGAAATTTCAAGATCATCTCTGCGCAGCTTCTGCAATATTCCAATTTGAAAATGATTAAATCACGATAGATATATACAACCTGATAAAGAATATTCAACTGGCAAAAACCTGCCTGATTTGAGATTCTCTGTAGCCGGAATGTTTCTCAAGCAGCGGGGTCCATGTTGGATTCatttccattgtacatctagcgAGATAGATGGCTGATGCACATAGCAATGAGGGCTTATATTTCAAAGCCTCGTACTCAACTAAGCACAGCTCGATGAGGTAAAAGGCAAGATGTTCAAACTGGCAGAAATCCCAATAGACAAAAGACGTTACAGATTAGGGACCAACATCAAAACAACTAGGAAGGCAAAAAGATAAGAAAGTTACAGATGTGATCCACAAACACCAAAAATACAGACGAAATGATACCCTTCTGAAGCACTTATTAAAGATCCTTGAAAACAGTCTGTTTAATCAACCTACATTGGAAAAGGTCTGTGACATACCGCTGTATCTGATCGAGCAGCCTTAAGGACCCGTAGCATAAAGACATACGGAGTTGGTGAATTCAGACGGAATTTGAGTGCCTTTAGAAAAGTATTCTCCTAGAAAGAAGACAGGTACTATATAAGAAAGTGCCTTGCTTGACTGGTCTACCAAGAGCAAACAAGCACAAACTTGTACTATTTGAATACCTACTTGGAGATGCTAGATCAAAACCTGCTGATAAATATTGTAAACATGCAATTCACTCACCATTCCAAGCATTTCATCTCTTGTGTATGAATCTGCTGAAATGCCAATTAAGTCCATGATCTGTAGCCAAGAACCAAAGAAAGTTGACCCTTCATGAACTACCTCAATTGCACAACAGTATATTATGTATAAGAAACTTGCAGAAGTTGTATTCATGCATAAATTTACCCTTGGATGCCAAAAATCCTCATATTTTGATGCCAGCAAGAGTGCAGTAAGGCCAACTAACTGCATTTTGTTCTTCCCGATGCTTACCAAGGATAAAAATTGGTCTAATAGTGTAACCATCAAAAAAAGTGTTTCTTGCATCAAATCAAACCTTAGATGTACCTGAAAAAAAGGTGGTAATAAGAAAAAACAGGAAAAAAGTTCAAAAAGCATTAAGAAAATGTTTATCATAAGAAAACAAACTTCAATGAGCCAGTTGATCAATATGCCACGCATTTGAGGTGTAATTTCACTCTGGATATCCAAATAATGTTTCAACGGCTGATTATGTGCCTGTGTTAAGAGCCAATTTCCATAATGTTAGACAAAAACATTGATGTgattaaaaaagtaaaaattaaCCTTGCATTTATAGACATGCTTTGAATGTGTCTATAACTCCAGGAGGAAATCACATTAACAGGTAGAATTAAAATAACATAATGAAGAAATGAGGTCGAAAATCACCTCCAAAACCCAGTAATACTGATAGATGTCATCAACATATTCAGTAACTTCAAGAGGATTATGATTATCATAGATATTTGGCAAATCATCCTACAAGGGAAATTCAGGTTCCTTTAGTAGCGGCAGAAAAATATGAAGACATTTAAGCCTCTAGCAGGATGAAACAGAAGTCCATAGGAAGAAAAGGCCAGCAGTGACCTTTGATTGTGACATCAGTAAAGAAGTAAAAGATTTTCTTCGATCAGGTTTTCTCCTAGAAACATTATCTGCTGTAGTTCTATCTGAGTCACTCTTGCTAGAAGAAGAAACATCGTGTTGAGCAGTTTGTCCACTGGGAATTACTGATGCAACATGTTTTGTTGAAGAACATTTGGCCTTTTCCTCCTTTCTGTTGGACGAAGCAGCAGAACCAGCAGGTGGCTTATTGAAGCCACAAACACCATGTGAGTTTAAGGTCCTTTCAACCTAGACATCCATTTAAAATTAATATCTAGTTTAGGAAAGGAAACTATATGCtccaaattattcttttaatgaaCTGTAAAATAGACCAGTCGATGCAAATATGACGTGGTGCTGATGGTAATTACCATCCTAATATGCCCCGCATTGAATCACCAAGAAAAATATTCCATGTACAAACTCGAGTACATCCTGATTGGAATATGAACAATAGCATGTAGCTTCTACAAAGGGAGGGCAGACTTGAAAGTGTGCCTACGGGCTGCAGAGAGAGGTGGACATAGAAATATACACTGGGGAAGAAAGAGAGACAGAAGAAAATGTACATAATAATCGGTAAAGAGTATCCATATCTGCATCAAATGACATCACAAAAATTCATGATTTTTACAGAATATTTTCCTACCTGACCTGCATAAGGAAACTTCCTTCAAGATTCTACAAGATATTTAACAAAAGCCTTCTCACCCTTCAGAGTTTCCATATCAAAGGTTTCCGCAAGAAACAGAGTCAACACATAACTTAAGCAATTATAATGCTGGGAAGAATTCTAGAGTGGCATAGAGCAGACTCATTTTCTGCTATATATAAGGTAATAAGTTGAAATGAAATGAGAAGTTCTCATGCTTAatctaatgtgcttaaaattcTATCATTTTCCTTTGGGATGGTGAACGTGTTTCCGCATTTGGCTTGCATAAacataacaacaaaaacagcaaCATAGTCACACAatttgaagataaaaaataataaaaacagcAACATAGTCACACAGTtcgaagataaaaaataataattcacTTACTTTGACAGATCTTCTTGAAAATGTTCCAGGTCTAGAGTTACGTTGACCTCTTGAAGCCCTGAATTCAAGGTTTTAAATGCAGTTATTCATATGATGTATTAATTTTGAGAGAACCTTGTTCTtatcacacactctctctctgtAAGATTCTTGGCCAAAGAGTTAAGGCTTATAATTCTAATGGACCTATTCATAATGTCTGCATAAGTAATATTCCAGCTCTGTAAGGAGAGAAATACAAATTGAATGATTCACAATAGAATCTTTTAAGCACATGGACAAAAACTGATTTTACACCAAAACTCAAACTATGCTTGTTGAACTTACAAGACATGAAAATTAAGCTTTTTGCCAGCCAAATTATCAGAAGACAAGAAACGCAATATGACGAAAAAGCAAATAAAGTTTCTGGTCACAGTTTGCAAAACCCTGAAGAGAATTATTTGAAATAGCTGTGAAGCATGAATTCTGTTGCAAGAGCAAAAACTGTCTTAAAGCGGATTAGAAGCAATGACTTACATAACCATGTATCCATCACTAACTCGAACTTTCTGGAGATGATTCTGAGAGTTGTGCACTCGGGAAGCCACATTTCTGCCAACTTTGGAATTAACTGAAAGCAACAAAGGGTACAGCACATTAGACTGTTAATAATGTCGTTGCTTTTTTTGCACTTACTGAAAATGTGGACATAGCAATTCATGGGATCTCACCTTGAAATCCATATTTTCCCCTACGCCTCTCAGAGCTTTCAGTAGATTCCTACAAGGAAAGCATAGATATCCGCAAAGGAAAGAGCATCAATACTAAAGTGGAGGACCTAATTATTCTACAGCTCAAAATCAAACCATAAATGGTTTTACAAATAGGCAGTAAATAAGTATTTTCATTACCTCCTTTGTACCATTCATAGGAACCTTTTTGACTTGTTCTGTTACTGGGAAAGATTTCCTTCAagcaacataaaaaaaaaaggtacatcAACGTCACGAAAGAGATCCAAAATTAACAGATCAATCAAGGAATTGTCCATAAACCCACGGACCTTATTGGAGGCAGATAATCCCCACGAGATTTCCTGACAtacagagaaaagaaaatgattagACTTCCATTAAGGAAGATATTCTAGGATCTACTAAACATACACTAGCATACTTGATGTACAAATTCAACAATAGACGAGAATAGCTGAAGCATCTTTACCTACTCGTGTCAACGAATTTGCACCCTCGAGTGAAAGTCCCAAGGTCGTTAGAGGAAGTGATCTTTATATCCTTGTCAGCTAATGCCATCCAAGACAGGAAAATGACATCATTAAGAGGTTAttcaaatctttttcaaaagtaaATGTCTTACCCTTGTTCACAGTGTGGTGGCTTCCAGAAGCTTGAGTCATGTTGTTCCGCACAATTCCCTGTTCATGATGACAAAAATTCAGTGTCTGTTGCATACTGAAAAGTTCAGTTTTTCAATTATACCTCTTGAAAATAACAAAAGCAGTCCAGGTCAAAAGAAACATCACAAAATTAGCTCAAAACAAGTCACTACACGTGAAACAATTTTGATTTGCATACAGTGAAAGGCATTCTTGATGAACAACCCCCAGCCTGAGTGCCAGCCGCTGAATTCCTAGAAATACACCTGGAAGACAAATTAACAATAATGCTATAAAATGGTATTATGCCAAGGGGGATGAAAGGTAAATGACAGATGGTTCCTCTGAAACTGCTGATCTAAGCATAGGTTGTTTTGAAAGATGGTGTTTCAGTATTAAACCTCATGGCGAACACATGTTAAATTAGTGGTGTATAAGAACCCTCACAATATAGTCTAATACATCGTAGTTCTTTGCTTTGTAAGCTAATATGCATGTACAATTTCATGACATAAGCATTAGGGAAAAATAAACCATTTTCAGGTTTATTAATCATGTTTTACCGAATATTCACCTTGGCTTTCACGGATTCTAGATCCATGAATGGGCTAAAGGAAGACATGAGATAGATGAATTGTCAGAAAGCCTACTTTTTG
This window encodes:
- the LOC113690813 gene encoding uncharacterized protein, which produces MAYILPNLSPTIIHSKEKSLHPSSPPLLLPPPPPRQASSLSVPTKQQLQHPRPHLLLHHPTTCATATAAVALASPQDNKQHEHDHRDDFFVNLGLAVRTLREDLPLLFTKDLNYGIYRDDITFVDPLNTFAGIEKYKLIFWALRFHGRILFREISLQVLRIWQPSENLILIRWNLRGVPRVPWEARGEFQATSRYKLDRNGKIYEHKVDNLAFNFPQPLKPAASVLDLVASCPTSPNPTFLWGPADVHSSSWVEFYRAVKETLDRETSLISQDCLIPCS
- the LOC113690812 gene encoding putative cyclin-B3-1 is translated as MVAVAVKGKSKPSHQVIEEDANKSTKKSNTALGGLPSFKIFAEPPPPSNGGRRLGSATGSQSGIKNLEKNNGKKDSSVKASIGRKVLADISNVRGSFSGPKAHNKSKSLCISRNSAAGTQAGGCSSRMPFTGIVRNNMTQASGSHHTVNKADKDIKITSSNDLGTFTRGCKFVDTSRKSRGDYLPPIRKSFPVTEQVKKVPMNGTKEESTESSERRRGKYGFQVNSKVGRNVASRVHNSQNHLQKVRVSDGYMVMASRGQRNSRPGTFSRRSVKVERTLNSHGVCGFNKPPAGSAASSNRKEEKAKCSSTKHVASVIPSGQTAQHDVSSSSKSDSDRTTADNVSRRKPDRRKSFTSLLMSQSKDDLPNIYDNHNPLEVTEYVDDIYQYYWVLEAHNQPLKHYLDIQSEITPQMRGILINWLIEVHLRFDLMQETLFLMVTLLDQFLSLVSIGKNKMQLVGLTALLLASKYEDFWHPRIMDLIGISADSYTRDEMLGMENTFLKALKFRLNSPTPYVFMLRVLKAARSDTAFEHLAFYLIELCLVEYEALKYKPSLLCASAIYLARCTMEMNPTWTPLLEKHSGYRESQIRSCAEMILKFHKAAKTAMLKVTYEKYMRFEFGRVAAINPVEVLPQCSHENQCYKN